From a single Vibrio sp. BS-M-Sm-2 genomic region:
- a CDS encoding MipA/OmpV family protein, protein MRYKYILPMISALPMVTASELSASGIEKKESWGVGIGIRSATMPFKTSGNTVNDVIPLLFYQGENFYLDGASGGYNFYQNDDFSLGFSASLRFFDIPRYAQNTIQGSQVDFGAKATWHHSPSVDLSIELLSDNGGRTYSNLTSDYMFKGLGWEATFYATLRAKSARFNDAYYGLQMEDIGWAIDSKAGVKGQTQIYRNLYAVGHIGATLFDDDTYSSQAIDSHTQWEGYLGLAMFGSSSLRTQRKWPEGAYIRVAGGLATESGPTEIFMLNNDTDPDRNSMISIFYGHPLSGSVFGLPIDFYLTPGYVYHQNSDTQDPFDEYVLAIKGYYTFDWSVRTRLGFAEGISYSNQISHIERKNLEEKGYQASKLMNYLDFSVDTNMGDLFNNPSLTNLWLGYSLHHRSGIFTTTSAFGRIKGGSDYNSLYLQWDF, encoded by the coding sequence ATGAGATACAAATATATATTACCGATGATTAGTGCCCTTCCTATGGTTACAGCCAGCGAACTTTCCGCGTCTGGCATTGAGAAGAAAGAAAGCTGGGGCGTAGGTATTGGGATACGGAGCGCAACCATGCCTTTTAAAACCAGTGGGAACACGGTTAATGATGTGATCCCATTATTGTTCTATCAAGGAGAGAATTTTTATTTAGATGGCGCATCTGGTGGCTACAACTTCTATCAAAACGACGACTTTAGCCTTGGTTTCTCGGCAAGCTTGAGATTCTTTGATATCCCTCGTTATGCTCAAAATACCATTCAAGGTTCTCAGGTCGATTTCGGCGCAAAGGCGACTTGGCATCATTCACCATCCGTAGACTTAAGTATAGAGCTACTGAGTGACAACGGTGGAAGAACATACTCGAACTTAACTAGTGACTATATGTTTAAAGGACTGGGGTGGGAGGCAACATTCTATGCCACACTGAGAGCCAAATCCGCGCGTTTCAATGATGCCTATTACGGACTGCAGATGGAAGATATTGGGTGGGCAATTGACAGCAAAGCCGGTGTGAAAGGTCAAACGCAGATCTACCGAAACCTTTATGCTGTTGGGCATATTGGCGCGACCTTATTTGATGATGATACCTACTCGAGCCAAGCGATTGATTCACACACACAGTGGGAAGGGTATTTAGGCTTAGCGATGTTTGGAAGTTCAAGCCTGCGTACTCAACGTAAGTGGCCAGAAGGTGCTTATATCAGAGTAGCAGGTGGGCTTGCGACCGAATCTGGGCCGACCGAAATTTTCATGTTAAACAATGATACCGACCCAGACCGAAATAGTATGATCTCAATATTTTATGGTCATCCTTTATCGGGCAGTGTGTTTGGGCTACCTATCGATTTCTATTTAACTCCTGGCTATGTGTATCACCAAAATTCCGATACTCAAGATCCATTTGATGAGTATGTGCTCGCGATTAAGGGATATTACACGTTTGATTGGTCGGTAAGAACAAGGCTCGGTTTTGCTGAAGGTATCTCTTACAGCAACCAAATAAGTCATATCGAGCGCAAGAATTTAGAAGAGAAAGGTTATCAAGCAAGTAAGCTGATGAATTATTTAGATTTCAGTGTTGATACTAATATGGGCGATCTCTTCAATAACCCATCATTAACCAACTTGTGGTTAGGGTATAGCTTGCATCATCGTTCAGGGATTTTTACTACGACATCAGCATTTGGCCGAATAAAAGGGGGCAGTGATTACAACTCTCTTTACCTACAGTGGGACTTTTAA
- a CDS encoding efflux RND transporter permease subunit, with product MNIAQQTIAKRTSVWVIVALMLIGGYISYLKLGRFEDPEFVIRQSVIVTPYPGATAQEVADEVTDIIEGAAQSLQEVDEITSVSKQGMSEVTVEIKREFSGDEAELQQVWDKLRRKVNDAQRSMPPGAVSSIVNDDFADVYAQFYAVTGEGFSDKQLQDYVDELRRELVLVPGVSKTATYAEKQETIFVEISNDRLAQFGVSAQQVYDVLEKQNVVTVAGAMNADGMRVSVIPKANISSYEQLKGLQISLGDNNTVMRLQDIANVTRGYEEPVSQLMRFNGVRAVGLGISNVAGGNVVEMGDAVKARIVELEGQRPHGIELHEISIQSDSVRDSVSDFINNLIAAVVIVFVVLLLFMGLRTGIVIGFVLVLTVAGTLVVMLIDNIAMQRISLGALIIALGMLVDNAIVVTDGVLTRLQKNPEADRQTVVNDIVNETKWPLLGGTVVGICAFSAIGLSPSNMGEYAGSLFWVILYSMLLSWVLAITVTPLLCHDFLKVDKTKATKGPGKVSLWYKGTLEWVLNNQKKSLGVVVLLFILGVKMFGHVPPGFMPESQREQFVIDVYLPQGTDIRTTENVMLDIESDVRTNQGVTNTTSFIGSGGLRFMLTYSPEAQNPSYAQMLVDVDNFNVIEPLIAKLQVELNEKYDEASVNVWKFVLGPGGGKKIEAAFSGPDSAVLRQLAEQAKLLMAQTPELIAIQDNWRQQVPVVTPVYSSEKAQQFGLTTQELNQALEQSLVGKNVGVFRKGNDLIPIVVRSPEHERTHDRTIENTQVFSPTAGQYLQLEQFVERVDLTWQDSMLRRVDRVPTIKAQADPQTGVLTAEALDAIKTKIEGMPLPVGYQMEWHGEYKDAKEADAGLIASAPYGLAAMVLAVVFMFNGIRQALVIWCTVPLAVLGVSVGLVMFQTPFEFMATLGFLSLVGMMVKNAIVLVDQAENEIRQGKEAYDAIIDAAMSRARPVILGAATTILGVAPLLVDPFFKSMAVTIMFGLLFATVLTLVVIPLNYALFFRVKPKA from the coding sequence ATGAATATCGCTCAACAAACTATAGCTAAGCGAACCAGTGTTTGGGTTATTGTCGCGCTCATGCTTATTGGTGGTTACATCAGTTACCTGAAACTGGGACGATTCGAAGACCCTGAATTCGTGATTCGCCAATCGGTTATCGTGACGCCATACCCTGGTGCGACTGCACAAGAGGTCGCAGACGAAGTCACCGATATCATTGAAGGCGCGGCGCAATCACTTCAGGAAGTAGACGAAATTACTTCCGTGTCTAAGCAAGGAATGTCTGAGGTAACGGTTGAAATCAAGCGTGAGTTCTCTGGCGATGAAGCTGAACTCCAACAAGTGTGGGATAAGCTGAGAAGAAAGGTCAATGATGCCCAGCGTTCAATGCCTCCTGGTGCTGTGTCTTCCATCGTTAATGATGACTTTGCTGATGTATATGCCCAGTTTTATGCCGTGACAGGCGAGGGCTTTTCGGACAAGCAGTTACAAGATTACGTCGATGAGTTGAGAAGGGAATTGGTACTCGTTCCTGGAGTATCGAAAACCGCGACTTATGCCGAAAAGCAAGAAACCATATTTGTTGAGATCTCAAACGATCGTCTAGCTCAATTTGGTGTGTCTGCGCAGCAAGTTTATGACGTGCTCGAAAAGCAAAACGTGGTCACCGTTGCTGGTGCAATGAATGCCGATGGCATGCGTGTTTCTGTTATTCCAAAAGCCAATATTAGCTCTTACGAACAGCTGAAAGGGTTACAAATCAGCTTAGGTGATAACAATACCGTTATGCGCTTGCAAGACATTGCGAACGTCACTCGTGGTTATGAAGAACCTGTTTCTCAGTTGATGCGTTTTAATGGTGTTCGAGCAGTAGGGCTTGGCATTTCAAACGTTGCGGGCGGTAACGTGGTTGAAATGGGTGATGCCGTTAAAGCTCGTATTGTAGAGTTAGAAGGTCAACGCCCTCACGGTATCGAACTGCATGAAATATCTATCCAGTCTGACTCTGTAAGAGACTCAGTTTCAGATTTCATTAATAACCTAATCGCGGCGGTCGTGATTGTATTTGTTGTACTTTTGCTCTTCATGGGCTTAAGAACCGGCATCGTTATTGGCTTTGTTTTAGTACTAACGGTAGCGGGAACTCTGGTTGTGATGTTGATTGATAACATTGCGATGCAACGAATCTCACTGGGAGCATTGATCATCGCGCTTGGTATGTTGGTTGATAACGCTATTGTGGTAACGGATGGTGTGTTAACTCGTCTACAAAAGAACCCAGAAGCTGACCGACAAACCGTGGTTAATGACATTGTAAACGAAACTAAGTGGCCTTTATTGGGAGGTACGGTTGTTGGTATCTGTGCTTTTAGTGCTATTGGTCTCTCACCGTCTAACATGGGTGAATACGCAGGGTCGTTATTCTGGGTAATCTTGTACTCGATGTTGTTAAGCTGGGTGCTCGCTATTACCGTAACACCATTGCTATGCCACGACTTTTTGAAAGTTGATAAAACAAAGGCAACTAAAGGCCCTGGCAAAGTTAGCCTTTGGTACAAAGGAACGTTGGAATGGGTTCTTAACAACCAAAAGAAAAGCTTAGGTGTAGTAGTTCTACTATTTATCCTAGGCGTGAAGATGTTTGGTCACGTTCCTCCAGGCTTTATGCCCGAGTCTCAAAGAGAGCAGTTTGTTATTGATGTATACCTACCACAAGGGACAGATATCCGCACCACTGAAAACGTGATGCTGGATATTGAAAGTGATGTACGAACCAATCAAGGTGTTACGAATACAACAAGCTTCATCGGTTCTGGTGGTTTACGTTTCATGCTGACTTACTCACCTGAAGCGCAAAACCCAAGCTACGCTCAAATGTTGGTTGATGTTGATAACTTCAATGTGATTGAACCTCTGATTGCAAAGTTGCAAGTTGAGTTAAACGAAAAGTACGACGAAGCATCGGTAAACGTTTGGAAGTTTGTACTTGGCCCTGGTGGCGGTAAGAAAATTGAAGCGGCTTTTAGCGGACCAGATAGCGCGGTACTAAGACAACTTGCAGAGCAAGCTAAGTTGTTGATGGCCCAGACTCCAGAGTTGATTGCGATTCAAGATAACTGGAGACAGCAAGTGCCTGTAGTGACACCGGTTTACTCTTCAGAGAAAGCGCAACAATTTGGTTTAACGACGCAAGAACTTAACCAAGCATTAGAGCAGTCATTAGTGGGGAAGAATGTTGGCGTATTCCGTAAAGGCAACGATTTGATTCCTATCGTTGTAAGGTCGCCAGAACATGAACGCACACACGACCGAACTATCGAGAATACTCAAGTGTTCAGCCCAACAGCAGGTCAGTATTTACAACTAGAGCAGTTTGTTGAACGTGTTGATTTAACTTGGCAAGACTCCATGCTTCGCCGTGTAGACCGTGTTCCAACGATAAAGGCTCAAGCTGATCCCCAAACAGGTGTGTTGACCGCAGAAGCTCTAGACGCAATAAAAACGAAAATAGAAGGTATGCCACTGCCTGTTGGTTACCAGATGGAATGGCATGGTGAATACAAAGACGCAAAAGAAGCAGACGCAGGCTTAATCGCATCGGCGCCTTATGGCTTAGCTGCGATGGTATTGGCTGTGGTATTCATGTTTAACGGTATTCGCCAAGCATTGGTTATTTGGTGCACGGTACCACTGGCTGTATTAGGCGTATCAGTAGGGTTGGTGATGTTTCAAACTCCGTTTGAGTTCATGGCAACTCTAGGATTTCTAAGCTTAGTCGGAATGATGGTTAAGAACGCGATTGTTCTTGTTGACCAAGCAGAAAACGAAATCAGACAAGGTAAAGAAGCTTATGATGCGATTATTGATGCTGCAATGAGCAGGGCTCGACCAGTAATACTGGGTGCAGCGACCACTATTCTTGGTGTGGCGCCACTTTTGGTAGACCCGTTCTTCAAGAGTATGGCGGTGACCATTATGTTCGGACTGTTATTTGCAACCGTGCTGACACTGGTCGTGATACCTTTAAACTATGCATTGTTTTTTAGAGTGAAGCCAAAAGCATAA
- a CDS encoding efflux RND transporter periplasmic adaptor subunit, translating into MNKTSTLTAKTFKPTAIAVAMSLSVLLTGCKPASDATVVDSVVRPVFVEAASAVKVEDLSFNGIIRSASRADLSFRVSGRIVKMLVKEGDEVQQGQLIAKLDSIDAKIALTSAQNELANARAEYQRAKTLFESRQSISKSQFEELTLRFKLAENHYEEAQIRLDDTNLRAPFSGVISRTLVDNHVLVQSNEVIVSIHDLNDLEAKIQVPESVMTRNSDSTATFARSPVIPHESFELTLKKYETEPDPVTGTYAVTLSVKTSENTRLLPGMNVHVYSNSEPTKSKQIQIPLAAVNPDNTGNQYVWVVDENNTLQKRNVVTGSLNGERVAIEANLALGEQVVVSGTQKLHEGLVVQPKIIEAY; encoded by the coding sequence GTGAACAAAACAAGCACATTAACAGCAAAGACATTCAAACCAACTGCGATAGCGGTAGCTATGTCGCTTTCTGTGTTATTGACGGGTTGTAAGCCTGCATCTGATGCGACAGTTGTTGACTCCGTAGTTCGTCCCGTATTTGTTGAAGCCGCTTCGGCAGTAAAAGTCGAAGACCTATCATTCAATGGCATTATCCGTTCTGCTAGCCGAGCAGACCTTTCATTCCGAGTGAGCGGACGTATCGTCAAGATGTTGGTCAAAGAAGGTGACGAAGTGCAGCAGGGGCAATTAATTGCAAAATTAGACTCTATTGATGCAAAAATTGCACTGACATCCGCTCAAAATGAACTTGCGAATGCTCGTGCTGAATATCAACGCGCGAAAACCTTGTTCGAAAGCCGTCAGTCAATTTCAAAAAGCCAGTTTGAAGAGCTAACACTTCGCTTCAAGCTTGCAGAAAACCATTATGAAGAAGCACAGATTCGCCTTGATGACACAAATCTTAGAGCGCCTTTTTCGGGTGTTATAAGCCGCACATTGGTTGATAACCATGTATTGGTACAAAGCAATGAAGTAATCGTTTCAATTCATGACCTTAATGACCTAGAAGCGAAAATTCAGGTTCCAGAAAGTGTGATGACTCGTAATAGTGATTCGACAGCAACCTTTGCTCGCTCTCCTGTTATTCCACACGAAAGCTTTGAATTAACGTTAAAAAAATACGAAACCGAACCAGACCCTGTGACGGGAACTTATGCCGTCACACTGTCTGTAAAAACCTCTGAAAACACGCGTTTATTGCCGGGTATGAACGTACACGTGTATTCAAACTCAGAGCCCACGAAGTCGAAACAGATTCAAATTCCTTTGGCTGCGGTTAACCCCGATAACACGGGGAACCAATATGTTTGGGTCGTAGACGAAAACAATACACTGCAAAAAAGAAATGTCGTGACCGGCAGCCTGAATGGTGAACGAGTTGCTATCGAAGCAAACCTAGCTCTAGGAGAGCAAGTCGTTGTTTCCGGGACACAAAAGTTACATGAGGGATTAGTAGTACAACCTAAGATTATCGAGGCTTATTAA
- a CDS encoding LysE family translocator translates to MSLEGAVTFFIAMFIFGITPGPGVFAILARGMVNGWQKCITLSLGMICSDLIYLALACFGLVTIAENWSFAFEVIRYVGAAYLIYLGYKMFKSLPEVQGSAELAAKQSQKSELASFVQGFLISASNPKVILFYISFLPTFIDLTVLRSQDIVLVSVLAAVALMSGLMLIAMGAGRMASLLKTPRAHKRLNQSAGGIMIAAGSYLAINR, encoded by the coding sequence ATGTCACTAGAAGGCGCAGTTACATTCTTTATTGCCATGTTTATATTTGGTATTACTCCGGGGCCTGGCGTATTTGCCATTTTAGCTCGTGGCATGGTTAACGGTTGGCAAAAGTGCATCACTCTTTCGTTAGGGATGATATGCAGTGATCTTATCTATCTTGCGCTTGCCTGTTTTGGTCTAGTGACGATTGCTGAGAACTGGTCGTTTGCCTTTGAGGTGATTCGCTATGTTGGTGCCGCTTATTTGATTTACTTGGGCTACAAGATGTTTAAGAGCCTACCTGAAGTGCAAGGTTCAGCAGAACTTGCGGCCAAACAAAGTCAGAAATCGGAACTCGCCAGTTTCGTGCAAGGCTTTTTGATTTCAGCATCAAATCCGAAAGTGATTCTGTTCTATATTTCATTCTTGCCGACGTTTATTGATCTGACGGTTTTGCGTTCACAAGATATCGTCTTGGTTTCTGTTTTAGCGGCGGTTGCTCTGATGTCCGGTTTAATGCTAATTGCAATGGGTGCGGGTAGAATGGCTAGTTTACTTAAAACGCCACGTGCACATAAAAGACTTAATCAGAGTGCTGGTGGAATAATGATTGCTGCAGGATCATATTTGGCAATAAATCGATAA
- a CDS encoding delta-class carbonic anhydrase, translating to MKNKSVFLSVAMAMLAAQANASDANHESVADSVIAEQRANLSENTQGKGFGPQAPRDLGSAEGTNARLFSDAPDSTAMNLCNIHFHKNAEHKGGEFTQYAGNGDGKGFQSGFKYTGKLSAAELKPFEQKVCPSDHGSLNSGDTIEVHYVYSTAQVEPGETLGACFNDAITNPQLRVETQVYVLVNDDKALDFEALAKHSKVNGLHQAPNIPQNTGLAIQYAGSTTGPGYNEQGSPFQVTWSVRPQVAKVNIATVGSWCEGNDFNEDHAHGVRNIVVNPELLSPISN from the coding sequence ATGAAGAATAAGAGTGTATTTTTAAGCGTCGCGATGGCTATGTTGGCGGCTCAAGCGAACGCATCTGACGCGAACCATGAGTCTGTAGCTGACAGTGTTATCGCTGAACAAAGAGCAAACCTATCTGAAAACACGCAAGGAAAAGGTTTTGGCCCACAAGCGCCTCGCGATTTAGGCTCAGCCGAAGGAACAAATGCCCGATTGTTTTCGGATGCGCCAGATTCAACAGCCATGAATCTATGTAATATCCACTTCCATAAAAACGCTGAGCACAAAGGTGGTGAGTTTACTCAATACGCTGGTAACGGTGATGGTAAAGGTTTCCAGAGTGGATTTAAATACACAGGTAAGTTGAGCGCGGCCGAGCTTAAACCATTCGAGCAGAAGGTTTGTCCTAGCGACCACGGTTCACTTAATTCTGGTGACACTATCGAGGTGCATTACGTGTACTCGACTGCACAAGTTGAACCAGGTGAAACATTGGGTGCTTGTTTTAACGACGCGATTACCAACCCGCAACTGCGTGTAGAAACCCAAGTTTACGTATTAGTGAATGACGACAAAGCACTCGATTTCGAAGCACTCGCTAAACATTCAAAAGTCAACGGATTACACCAAGCCCCAAACATTCCTCAAAATACGGGTTTAGCGATTCAATACGCAGGTTCTACAACGGGTCCTGGTTACAATGAGCAAGGTTCACCTTTCCAAGTAACATGGAGCGTTCGTCCACAAGTTGCGAAAGTAAACATCGCGACAGTGGGGAGTTGGTGTGAAGGCAATGACTTTAACGAAGACCACGCCCACGGTGTGAGAAACATAGTCGTAAACCCTGAGTTGTTGTCACCAATATCGAACTAA
- a CDS encoding VOC family protein, which produces MEVSHLDHLVLTVKNIEITVDFYQRVLGMKPIQFGEGRLALSFGNQKINLHQLGKEFEPKAKRVQAGSADLCFVTNTPIVEVVEHIQAQGVVIEEGPVPRTGAMGKIVSVYIRDPDGNLIEISNY; this is translated from the coding sequence ATGGAAGTAAGTCATCTAGATCACCTTGTATTAACTGTTAAAAATATCGAGATAACAGTAGATTTCTATCAGCGCGTATTAGGTATGAAGCCCATCCAATTCGGGGAAGGACGCTTGGCGTTGTCGTTCGGCAATCAAAAGATAAATCTTCATCAATTAGGTAAGGAGTTCGAACCAAAGGCAAAACGCGTTCAAGCGGGCAGTGCAGACCTCTGCTTTGTTACCAATACACCAATTGTTGAGGTCGTAGAGCATATCCAAGCGCAAGGAGTCGTGATAGAAGAGGGACCAGTACCGCGAACAGGTGCAATGGGAAAAATTGTCTCTGTTTATATTCGAGATCCTGATGGCAATCTGATTGAGATTTCGAATTATTAG
- a CDS encoding M4 family metallopeptidase — protein MRGAHLLMLFPIAFTSQAANIVDYSQVDLSTVLNQTTQGFPAVSQPLAYQDASRVNTGTTTLLRKTQLHYGIPVYGQSVVVDLSQKGFAKAVDGQVLTGIESDIGSTLPMISAKQAVDIAKSQHKGVAAATIRDPNTELLIWLDEQQQARLIYKVDFLQTLGMAPSRPITLVDAKSGELLDRWEGIAFIEAEGPGGNQKSGRYYFGSNTQFGGFQVNSYCQMDSQNVVTMNMNNQQGSGQIHQFSCNGNYGKNVNNYRAVNGAYAPMNDAHYFGQRVFDMYQDWLNTRPIQQKLTMRVHYGSNYGNAFWDGRQMTFGDGNQSMYPLATWDVIAHEVSHGFTEQNSNLEYRGMSGGMNESFSDVAAAALSEYVHGTFNWKMGEHVMKHSDAMRYFINPSQDGMSIGHINQYYNGIDVHHSSGIFNKAFYHLATSNGWDIKKAFMAYATANQLYWTSRSNFQAGADGVCKAAQKLGYEASAVRTAFSQVGISVQDCGSGQPNPNPNPPTPTPTPTPGITALEFNVPAPVLSSGNDQQQFVLKNSSQSDVWLQTYNGYGNVDLYVAIGRPASLNDYDCSSTNLDNYEYCGFGGIQGDDIYVMVSGAQGATDAYVAVSSVLELPQPEPQPEGSCVDVPEWSPYIFYPAGATVQYWGTRFTANVENWGSDPFQSYWHWTFDGMCD, from the coding sequence ATGCGTGGTGCACATTTACTAATGCTATTTCCGATAGCGTTTACTTCTCAAGCTGCCAATATTGTCGACTACTCGCAAGTCGATTTATCTACAGTACTCAATCAAACAACACAGGGTTTTCCCGCTGTAAGCCAACCACTTGCTTACCAAGACGCAAGTCGAGTGAACACTGGTACTACAACACTCCTACGTAAAACACAACTTCACTACGGGATTCCGGTTTACGGTCAATCGGTAGTGGTTGATCTTTCTCAGAAGGGCTTTGCGAAAGCGGTTGATGGCCAAGTATTAACGGGTATTGAGTCAGATATTGGCTCGACACTGCCAATGATTAGCGCAAAGCAAGCTGTCGATATTGCAAAGTCACAGCACAAAGGGGTTGCCGCGGCGACTATTCGTGACCCTAACACCGAGCTTCTTATTTGGCTTGATGAACAGCAACAAGCGCGCCTGATTTATAAGGTCGATTTCTTGCAGACTCTGGGCATGGCACCCTCAAGACCGATTACGCTTGTTGATGCTAAATCGGGTGAGTTACTGGATCGTTGGGAAGGTATTGCGTTCATTGAGGCAGAAGGACCGGGCGGAAACCAGAAAAGTGGCCGTTATTACTTTGGCTCGAACACACAGTTTGGCGGATTCCAAGTCAACTCGTATTGCCAGATGGACAGCCAAAACGTTGTGACTATGAACATGAACAACCAACAAGGCTCAGGGCAGATTCATCAATTTAGTTGTAACGGAAATTACGGTAAGAACGTCAATAATTACCGCGCTGTTAACGGTGCGTATGCGCCAATGAACGACGCACATTACTTTGGCCAACGTGTGTTCGACATGTACCAAGATTGGTTGAACACACGTCCTATTCAACAAAAGCTTACTATGCGTGTTCACTACGGTTCGAACTATGGGAACGCGTTTTGGGATGGCCGTCAAATGACGTTTGGCGATGGTAACCAATCCATGTATCCATTAGCGACGTGGGACGTGATTGCTCATGAGGTGAGCCACGGCTTTACTGAACAAAACTCAAACCTTGAGTATCGTGGTATGTCGGGCGGAATGAACGAATCTTTCTCTGATGTAGCTGCTGCGGCGCTTAGTGAATATGTACATGGCACTTTCAATTGGAAGATGGGCGAGCATGTAATGAAGCATAGTGATGCGATGCGTTACTTCATTAACCCAAGTCAAGATGGTATGTCTATCGGTCACATCAACCAGTATTACAATGGCATTGATGTTCACCATAGTTCAGGGATCTTTAATAAAGCGTTCTACCACTTAGCAACCAGTAACGGTTGGGACATTAAAAAAGCATTCATGGCTTACGCAACAGCTAACCAACTGTACTGGACGTCAAGATCTAACTTCCAAGCTGGAGCAGATGGTGTTTGTAAGGCTGCGCAAAAGCTAGGTTACGAAGCATCAGCGGTGCGTACAGCATTTAGCCAGGTTGGAATTAGTGTTCAAGATTGTGGCTCCGGTCAGCCGAACCCGAACCCTAATCCACCAACACCAACACCAACACCAACACCGGGTATCACGGCTCTAGAGTTTAATGTGCCTGCACCTGTGCTGAGCAGCGGTAACGACCAACAGCAATTTGTTCTAAAGAACAGCTCTCAAAGCGATGTTTGGCTCCAAACTTACAATGGTTACGGTAACGTTGATTTGTATGTTGCAATTGGTCGCCCTGCATCCTTGAATGATTACGATTGCTCGTCTACCAACTTGGATAACTACGAGTATTGTGGCTTTGGAGGTATACAAGGGGATGATATCTACGTAATGGTATCGGGTGCACAAGGGGCAACGGACGCTTATGTAGCGGTAAGCAGTGTATTGGAACTGCCTCAGCCTGAACCACAGCCAGAAGGTTCTTGTGTTGATGTTCCAGAGTGGAGCCCATACATTTTCTATCCTGCAGGCGCTACCGTTCAGTATTGGGGTACCCGTTTTACGGCCAACGTTGAAAACTGGGGATCCGATCCGTTCCAGAGTTATTGGCATTGGACATTTGACGGGATGTGTGACTAA
- the trpS gene encoding tryptophan--tRNA ligase produces MKTPQNTNKPEIILTGDRATGPLHLGHYVGSLQQRTSLQHIHDQTILVADMQGLTDNAHNSAKVSSNILNVVADYLAVGIDPTKTTICLQSQLPALAELTMFYSNLVSIARLERNPTVKSEIQNKEFGRSIPAGFLTYPISQAADITAFNATLIPVGDDQLPMLEQTNEIVRKVNSLAGKPILNECKPLLSNASRLPSTDGKSKMSKSMGNAINLGATEKEIRAAVKSMYTDPNHLRIEDPGQVEGNIVFTYLDAFHTDAHYVNELKDHYRRGGLGDGQTKKVLEECLQEMIRPIRARRAELLDDKAQLIDILRQGTQVSRERTETVLFDVKELFGLNIL; encoded by the coding sequence ATGAAAACACCTCAAAACACGAACAAACCTGAAATTATTCTGACTGGCGACCGAGCGACAGGCCCTTTACATCTGGGTCACTATGTTGGCTCACTTCAGCAGCGCACTTCGTTGCAGCATATTCACGACCAAACGATATTGGTTGCCGACATGCAAGGGCTTACTGACAACGCTCATAATTCTGCCAAGGTATCGTCTAACATTCTCAATGTGGTGGCTGATTATCTAGCGGTAGGTATCGACCCAACAAAAACCACAATCTGCCTTCAATCGCAATTACCAGCACTGGCTGAACTTACCATGTTCTACAGCAACCTTGTGTCTATCGCTCGTTTGGAACGCAATCCAACCGTTAAAAGTGAGATTCAAAACAAGGAATTTGGTCGCTCAATTCCGGCTGGTTTTCTTACTTATCCGATTTCACAAGCGGCTGATATCACAGCCTTTAACGCGACTTTGATTCCTGTTGGTGACGACCAATTGCCGATGCTAGAGCAGACCAACGAGATCGTGAGAAAAGTTAACTCACTCGCGGGCAAGCCAATCTTAAATGAGTGTAAACCTCTGCTTAGCAACGCCTCTCGGCTTCCGAGTACGGACGGTAAGAGCAAGATGTCCAAATCAATGGGCAACGCTATCAACTTAGGTGCGACCGAGAAAGAGATTCGAGCAGCAGTGAAATCCATGTATACCGACCCAAATCATCTACGAATCGAAGATCCGGGCCAAGTAGAAGGGAACATCGTGTTTACCTATCTTGATGCTTTCCATACTGACGCTCACTACGTCAATGAACTAAAAGATCACTACCGCAGAGGCGGGTTAGGGGATGGCCAAACTAAAAAGGTATTGGAAGAGTGTCTACAAGAGATGATTCGCCCGATAAGAGCGCGCAGAGCCGAACTGTTGGATGACAAAGCGCAACTCATCGATATCTTACGCCAAGGTACACAAGTCTCGAGAGAAAGAACCGAAACCGTGTTGTTTGATGTTAAAGAACTATTTGGCCTGAACATCTTGTAA